CTGTCCGCCTCTTTTTATTGAAGTCTGGGgaccagaactggacacagagcTTGGCCTGCAGGCATGGCCTCTGTGAGAAGAGGCCAGGGTCTGCTCTGTGTGAGACACAGCTAGTTTTCACCAACTAGGCACCAGACTCCCTGAGAGCCAAAGCTGAGCaactcagcagagctggtggcaccCCTGTGTAAGCATATTTAAGAAAGGGTAAAGCGCTGTCTGGGGCAGgtatttccctgctgcccttaGATCTGGCAGGTGGCTATGTCCCGAAGGAactttttcatcttattttctcctcctgtcctATTGAGGAGGGGTGGTGAGAGAACAGCTGGTTGGGCCCCTGGCGGCCAGCCAAGGTCTGACATCATAAAGCCTAAAAGGCATATTCTTCCATGTAGAAGGGGGTTGGTGGTTTAGAGATTTTAGGAACAGGAAGATGAATTAGGGGCTGAATGTTGATTTGAGTGAAGGGCAGGTACCAATCCGTCTTCTATAACTGcaatttcagcagcagaggacagcTGAGAATCAGGCCCCAATGATGCTGGTCTGGGTGTTGCCAAGATGGAGTTCATTTCCCCATAGCAGCTCTCACAGTGCCGTGGGTCACGTGAAAAAGGGAGGCTTCCTCGACCCTTAGTGTGGGGAGATTTACTCAGTCTTTAGTGTTTAATTTGTCTGTGTTTCGGGAAAGCCGCGGCCGTTGTGCCCGACCAGTCTGTCAGCGTCCCGTTGGGGGGATCCTTCGCTGAGCAGTCGTACTGGATCAGAGGGTGGTTCGACTGACTTAGGGAAACACACCAACAGTGTAAGGGAGGCCCCTCAGCAGGTCTTCCCCTTTACCTATTGTGTTACCTGCCGCTGACGACTGGTAGCGTCCGCCAAGGATTCACGCTAGCAGTTTATGGAAGAACACTCTTTGTTAATATAAGTTGTGACAGGTTAAGGTTCAAAGATTGTCAGTGATAGTGTCTGtctgcaaaaatatatttgaaggaATATGCAGAGAAGCTCTAATCCCCAATAAAATGTTCCGCATGCATAGAGTATGATTCTTATCCAATAGGCATCTCTATGAGGGAGAAGACAGGTTCAGCCCATCAACTGATCCCAGCAGCTACGATGGAGTCGATGGAGTCTTCCCTAACTTTTCCCCATTCTCGACTTATTTTTAtagtatttctgtgtgtttaggTGGAGCTTGAGTGACTCTATTCATGCATACCTTTGTTACTGATTGGTGTAAAAttctcttgctttgcttttaaaggtACAGTCAGAAAGAATATAGAGCGCATGCCCAGTGAGGGGTGGTCGCACTTTGGAGGTGGGTAACTTTGGGATGGAGGTGTGCGTTAATATTATTATTGGTCTTTAACGAAGCAAGTTCATCGAAGGAGAGAGATTTCACCACAGTTGCTGGCTCAGCAGTAAGACATCTTCCCCTATCTCCCGTGGCTGACAGGTGGTATGCGGATTATCAGCTGCAAAGTACCATCGAGTTCCCTTCCCCGCAAGGatttctgcagagcctggcctTTGCTCCGCTCCACCCTCCATTCCATCCCCATTAGCAGGTGCGTGTGTATGGGGAATCATCACGGAATAGGTTTCAAGTCATGCCAACTGCATTCCATCCAGGGAGCAGCAACTGTGATTTACCCTATAATTCCCGTACTGTTATAACGCCTGTAAGGATGTTAATATAACTCCTAAGTTTCCTCTAATTGAATCCCCAGTTACGGGTCCACAGGGTCCCCAGTCATTTTCCCACACCGTGCTTTGCATTGGTAGCTAGaaaggtgttgataacacaccagtgttttggctactgctgagcagtgttgGCACAGCATCAGTGCTGTCTCTCCAACATTCTGCCCCAGCATCAGCTGGCTGGGGGTGGGCAAGATCCTAGGAGGAGTTAcaaccaggacagctgacccaaactggtcagagggatattccataccatatgatgtcagctcagaaataaaagcGAAgtaaaggagggggaaaggggagcatTTCTTATTTACAGTGTTTGCCTTCCAGAGAAACTGGTACATGTGCGgaagccctgcttcccaggaagtgtcTAGACAGTACTTGCTGATCGAAACTAGACAatcaatttggtttttttccctctccttgttCACGCACAAACATTCACTTTTGCTTTAGTAAACAACCTTATCTCAGTCTGCAAGTTGTTTTTCATCTCTCCTgtccagctgggaaggaggagtgATAGAGTTGTTTGGTGAacacctggcatccagccaagATAAACCCACACCAGTCCTTTTTGGTTCCTAACGTGGGCTGAGACACTGGCCCTTATATATCTTGCATGGTATAGTAATAGTAGTTATTGAGTAGCAAGCTCCTGTGCGGGACATGGAGTTTGTCAGGTACGCTGCttatctctttgttttgttgagTTTGGGAACATGTTACTACAAACAGtggctctgtgctttgctgtgacATTGATGGCTTTGTTGTGCTAGGGGAGCTACTTTCTGGGGACAATGAGGGACTCACTCTCCCTATCTGGGACTGATGTAGATTGTTTTAGAATGCAGGCTGCCGCATTCCTTGTTCATCCTTATGTAAGCTGTTGAATACTATTTTTACTATTAACTAATACTGTTGGCACCCTATGGGGTTTGTGGAATCTGGTGTCATCCTGCTgtgagacaaaacaaactgtaGGTGAGGAGGTACTGAAATGTGCCCTGAAGCGGCAGCTCGCTGGATGGCAGTGCGTGTGCAAGGATTTGAGCAGGTTCCTAGAGTGGTTATGACCTCCCCTTGCCTGGGACTCTACACCTAAATAGGTAAAGAAGCCTGGCAAACTGACGCGTCACCTGATAGAAGGGTGCCTTACCTACCCTGATGAAACCCAGCAGCTTCTTGCCCTGTACGAGGGCCTGGCCTATGCCTATTGAGCCACAGTTCAGTACTGTCAGAAGAGTGTGGCTGAGGCAGGGACCCAAACTGCATTTGAGGACACTATGGCTGAGATAGGGACCCAAACAATAACTACAGTAATGGCCCCCagaagtgagaaagaaaaggtgggTGAGGAGAGCCAAGGAGCGATCAGCAAGACTCACTCACCTTTTAGTAGTGCCATGTGGCCAGTGCCAAAGTCTGATGGAGGGTGGAGGTTAACAGTAGACCATTGTGGCCTGAATGAAGTAACGCCCccactgagtgctgctgtaCTGGACATGTTAGAGCTCTAATATGAACTGGAGTCAAAGGCAGCCAGGTGGTATGCTGCACTTGGCATTGCCGATGCATTTTTCTCAATTCCTTTGACAGCAGAGTGCGGACCACAGTTTGCTTTCATGTGGCGGGGTGTCCAATACACCTGGAATCGACTGCCCCGGGGGTGGAAACACAGCCCTACCATCTCTCATGGACTGATCCAAAGTGTACTGGAAATGGATGATGCCCCGCAACATCTACAATACGTtcatgacatcattgtgtggggcaGTGAGGCAGAAGAAGTgtttgagaagggaaaaagaatagTTCAGAATGTTCTGATAGCTGGGTTTGccataaagaaaagcaaggtcAAGGGACCTGCACGGGACATCCAGTTTTTGGGCGCACAAATGGTGGGGTGGCCGTCGTCGTGTGCCTATGGATGTGGTTAACAAGATAGCAACTATGTCTTCACCAGCTAAGATGATGGAAACACAGGCTTTCGTAGGCCGCCTGGGGTTCTGGAGAATGCATATTCCACGTTACAGTCAGCTTGTGAGGCCCCTCTATTGAGTGACCCAGAAGAAGAACCATTTTGGATGGGGCCTTGAGCAACAACAGGCCTTTGAGCAGATCAAACAGGGAAGTAGCTTTTGTGGTAGCTCTTGGGCCTGTTCAGACTGGACCAGCCCTGCAAAATATACTCTACACTGCAGCTGGATAGCATGATCTCACTTGGAGCTTCTGGCAAAGAACATCAAGAGAAAGCCGAGGTGGACCATTAAGGTTTTGGAGCCGGGGTCATTGAGGATCAGAAGGCCCACTACACTccctctgaaaaagaaatattagcaGCATATGAGGGGGTTTGAGCATCCTCAGTTGTTGTTGGGAAAGAAGCGTGTCTCCTCTTGGCGCTGCAATTTCCTGTGCTACACTAGATGTTCAAAGGAAGCATCCTTTTGACACATCGTGCAAACAGTGCTGCGTGGAGTAAGTGGGTGGGTAGCAGCACTGATCACACAACGAGCTTGACTGGGGGAACCCAATTGCCCGAGAATCCATGAAAAAAGGCAGAGGTTTTGGAGAATTTCTTTGAAAGGTCACTCGTGCTCAAGAAGCACCACCATATAATGAGTTATCAGAAGATGAAAGAGGCCATGCTCTCTTTTCTGACAGATCCTGCCTTGTGGTAGGAAACCATCAGAGGtggaaagctgctgtgtggaGTCCCACACAATGAGTCGTTGAGGCcgctgaaggagaagaaaagtggCCTCTGCTGTATCTCTGTACTGACTCCTGGATGGTGGCTAATGCCCTATGAAGGTGGCTACAGCAATGGAAGAAGACCgattggcagtgcagggctaaaCCCATGTGGGCTGCTGTGTTGTGGCAGGACATCACTGCACGGGTAGAAACGATGGCTCTGAAGGAACGTCCCGTAGATGCTTACATGCCCCAAAGTCGTGCCACTGAGGAACATCAGAAGAATGAACAGCCAGCTAAGGCTGCCAAAATTGAAATAGCTCAGGTAGACTTAGACTGGGAGAAGAAGTGTGAACTCTTTACAGCCTCATGGGCCCATGAACCATGCGGGCATCTAGGAAAAAATGCAACCTACAGACGAGCTTGTGATTGAGGGGTCGGCCTGACCACGGAGGCTATCACACAGGTCACCCGTGAATGTGAAACGTGCTGCAATCAAGTGAGCCACATGAGTGAAATGTCCTTGGAATAGATGGCCAAAGTGAGTTTTAAATCTGCTGaggcctggcaaattgactatATTGGACCACTGCCATGAACACACCAAGGCAAGAGCTTACATGCTCATCGTGGTAGAGGCAACTACTGGTTGGCTGTAAAAATACCCTGTAAACCATGCTATTGCTCGAAACGCTGTCTTAGGCCTTAAGAGAGACATTTTGTAGTGACATGGTACCCCAGAAAGAATGGAATCAATGAGTCTCCTtgtcttagtttggaaagacaggtgtctgccagggaaaagccggagcttcccttggaatggggaatgtaaaccccctcgctctgaattattttaattttgaaattaaggagctttcaggcaaagatatgggaataggaataacagttctttactaggaatattaaaaacgaagtagtacaaaaaagcaaacgaacaaaaaagaaaaacactggcagagtcagaacacgacctgacaccctgttggtcagggtgttggtagcagtccaattaagtcctcctggagtgacagatgtggttctgttggagtagagatgatcccGTGGAAGGATCCAGCGGTGGcgagatgagtctggtcttcctctgggaagccagtggaaaacaggctgtcctggtgttctgaatctcaggttttatccaggtaggaaagcttggctcctcccactgggtggagcatctcacaatgggatgatgccattttatcagtcatgcagtgagccttaatggctcattaacagcagatatccccctggaaGGAGGATGGGTCAGGGAAGAGATaggaacactgccccacctggttttaacagctggcccattaacagaagacacctgcccccttccccccgGAGCCATGAGGAATGGGTcatagaagagataaagaaagaaacacctccccaaccagtttcaacagatgggaaTAGAATACATCTTGCATTGAACCCAAGACACTCATTTATGAAATAACCTCATAAACTCTTAGGCAAAGAAACATGCATTGAGTAGATATATCACATCCCTTATCACCCACAAGCCTCTGGAAAGATTGAGAGGTATGATGGACTGCTGATGACTATGTCAAGAGGGTTAGGCAATCGGGCATGGAAGCATTGGGATGCAAATTTAGCAGAAGCCACTTGGCTGGTTAACACCAGAAGATCTGCTAACCGCCCTGGTCCtgcccaaacaaaaccactacATACTGTGGGAGGAGATAAGGTCCCCATACTACACACAGGGAAGTGGCTGTGGAATTCTCCTCCCATGGGAAAAGGCAAACCTATtaatgggattgtctttgctcaaggacctggGTGTACTTGGTGGGTAGTGCAGAAGGATGGGGAGACCCGGCGTGTGCCTCAAGGAGATTTAACCTTGGGGGAAAAGTAATGAGTGCAAACTGTATGTTGCAGGAAGTAAAGTAGCAGGAGTGACATGAACCGACGATGAGTGAATTTTACGAGGAGCGAGGAGAGTGCGAGGATAGCCCAGGCAGGGCCGGTGTCGGTGCCGAACGGTCGAGTGTGTCGCTTCTGTCCCGAGCACCCATCTTGATGGAATGGAGCCCAAGTCACAGCctgttttttaaacatctggAGGGCTGGAAGAAACCCATCAAATGGGAAACTAATATCTGTCTTTGAAAGGAAGGGGGACGGTAGTTAATGAAAATGTATACGTGTGTTGGACATAAAGATGGTTTAAGCATGGAGTTTAAGTTGTAAGTGTTGGTAAGAAGGGATTTCAGTCATGACATAAATACAATGGAAGAATTAGAAGccagatatagatatatatataaaaaattctgTGGGATCTGAGTATGATGCAAATGGTGCGAAGTAAGGGGTGGAGACTGTACTGGCTGTGGCTGAGATGGAGTTCACTTTCCCCATAGCGTCCAACAGTGCCATGCTTTGCATTTGTATCTAGaaaggtgttgataacacatcagtgttttggctactgcCGGGCAATGTTGGCACAGCGTCAGCGCTGCCTCTCCAACATTCTGCCCCCAATAAGTAGGCTGGGAGTGGGCAAGATCCTGGCAGGAGACACCACTAGaccaggtgacccaaactggccaGAGGGCTATTCTGTAccatatgacttcagctcagaaataaaagctaagttaaggagggggaaagggggcaCATTAGTTATTTACAGCGTTTGCCTTTCGGAGCAACCCCTACCTgtgctgaagccctgcttcTTGGAAAGTGGTCGGACAGTGCTTGCTGATGGGAACCAGAGgatatatttgtttttcctgtttccttttttgtgcgaaaactttctcttttcctttagtAAACTGCCCTATCTCACCCTGTGAGttgttttccatcttattttctctctgtgtcaaGCTGAGAAGGGGGAGTGATAGAACGACTCTGTGGGCACCAGCAAGAGGAGCTGGAAACCACTGGGCAGCCGGAAAGCTAACAATGTAATCACGAGAGTAAAAATGTGCTGGGACAACTCAATGACTGGAGCTCCCCAGTCAATGGCTATAAAGTGgtcagaaggaaggagaggcagaggtggTCCTCTGTGTGAACTCAAAATAAGAGGGATTTTCTGTACAGAGCTGTCTTTGAAAGACAGCGATGAACAGGTTGAGAGCTTATGGGTGAAAATTAGAGGCCAAGCTGTTGCGTTAAGAGTAAGAAACTTGGCAGAAAATAAAGCCCCTTgcactccagctgctcctcagacaTCAGAGGGACCGGGTGGGGTTAGGCCTAATTTCCGGTTACAACCAGTTCAGCACTGTGAATCTGGTTGCGTTCTCTAAGAACCTTTGTGAGCGCAGATTCAGGAATAGAGTGATTTTCTGAAGTTACAGAACTAGAGATTTGGAACTGCCATTGAGAAATGCACTAGCTGTGGTAGAAGTCTAATAACATCATGCTAACCCATGCAATACTAATAATAGCAATGGTATGCAGAAGCTTCCCAAGAGGGCGTCCCCGCtttggaggagggagaagagaacaGACCGGCAACTGTCTCTGACATCTCTTGGGAATTCCTGCTACCTAGCTGAAATTTCTACCCTCCTTATATACAGCCCAATCTTCTCCTCCTTACGTATAGCAAGATCTAATTGGAGAGCTGAGTAATATAATCATATACGTGGTAGCATGTACTTCAGTAAGCTTATTAGCATATGCATGAGTGTGCATTTTAATACTTAAATGACCCTTAATCGGGCAAAGGTTACTTCTTTGGCCTTGGTGTCCTTCAGAGTTCCGCTCTTAAGACTTCTTTCCATTTCATGCCGTTCATCAGAGCCAAGAAACGGCTTTCCTAGCTGCCCATGAACTCCTCCTTCGGCCATATTGTCCTTTCTTGACGTCAGCTATGTGGATCTCCATCAGGAAAGATAATGTGGAGGGTACACGGTTTAGGCCATATATAGTAAGCCTTAGCCCTTTCCTGACTCCATGGTCATCATCCCACACAAGCCAACAAAAGAAGCCAACCTTGTGTTTGGTATCTACTATAGGCCACCAGATTAAGAGGATGAGGTCGACGTAAGACATCAGGCAAGTTAGGCGGGACATGAGCGTTGCTGAGTAAGGGCCTTCTCTTCTGGTTGAGCTGAAGCATGAAGTGGACATGCATAGGTATTGGAAGCAGGGACACGCATTCTGGGAAGAATCTAAAGATGCCGCCCAGGTCTGTAGGGATGGGATCAGAAAAGCTaaggcaaagctggagctgaatTTGGCAGGGGATGTAAAGAATCATAAGATGGGCTTCCACAGGTGCATTGGTCAGAAAAATAAGGCTAAAGAAAGCGTACGCCAACCCacattcccttcctccctccccccctgcccccgcTGATAAATAAGCCAGGAGGTCTAGTGGCCAGTAACATGGAGAAGGCTGTGATACTCGGCGAGTcgttttcctctgttttcactgGCACGGTTACCAAACCTCTTGAGACCCTGAACCTCAAGGCAGGGACTTGGGGAACAAAGTCCCTTCCATCATAGGAAACAATCTGTTTTGAGACCACCCGAGGAACCTGTGGATACAcaagtcctgcacctggggaggcaCAACGCCATGCACCAGTACATGCTGGAGGTCGATcggctggaaagcagctttgcaaaatAGGACGACGTGCCCTTGCCGCAAAGGCGGCCAAGGATCTCCTTAGCCCAATATCGAGGAAAGCAGGGTTTATATATGTTACAAGATAGATGTGTGGGCCATTCAAGGTGCTCACTGTGCccggagctgcagggcacagcagaccACCCTTGGGCAGATTTGAGGGCGCTGCCTATTTTTCTAAAAGCCTCCTATCCAGCCTAACGCAAATCCTACTATCTTGAACCCTCAAGCCAGCAGTGCCGAACGCACgctttgtattttatttgcttccaGGAGACGTGCAGCTTAGAAACGTCTGCAATGGAAGTGGGGCTTTCAGCAAACAGTGTAGAGCAACTTCTGTTGGTTTTTCAAAATGTCCCGAGAAGTTAAGGGcaggcctgccctgccctggccaaaGCAGTCATTTGACTGAAGGGAGCAGCACCAAAAAGGCACAGGCACCTTTGGGGTGGACTTGATGCGGTAACAAATAACAAGAAATAGTGTTTGTAGCTACTACAGCCTCTTCTGCGACCTCGTAGCCCGCCCTCAGGGTCGCAGCACTACACGGGGCAGGTCCCTCGGCGCCCCGAGGGCCCCAGGTCGACGAGAGAGGACTCGCCAAGGGGGCGGGGAAAAGCGAAAGAGACAGGCGGGACAGCAAATGGAGACGCGGGCCACGATCCGTCGGCCCAATGGGCGCCGCGGAGGGCCGGGCTTAGTGGAGGAAGTGTCGGGGCGGACACGGGCGTTGTCCTTGGCTGACGAGAGTATCGGGGTGCTGGCCTCTCGCCCTGGTGGCGCCACTACCGTCTTCGGAAAGATTATCGGCAAGGCGTTTCTGTGGTCTCGTCAGCGACGAGGACTAGGAGGTAGCCTCGGCTTTGCTCTCTGTGCGCggttcctcttcccttccccctcctcccgcGCTTGCGGGCATCTGAGCCGAGGACACCCGGTGCGCGGTACCCGGGCGCGCGGCAGGGCGCGCGGcggcgctgctgctgcgggTGGGTGGGTGCAGGGACGCGGGACGGACGGGGCCTCTCTGGGTTGTGGCGCTCTCTACTGCACCGTCCCCATAGCTTGTTCTGTGCCGCACCCCCACCCCTCCGGCTGCCGCGGGCGTACTGGGTTGCAGGTGTTGTCCGGACTCGCCTCGTATCCCACCCCCACCGTGTCGTGTGTGCGCGCGTAGAGAAGGACCTCCGACGGTAACTTGGTCTCAATGTGTCTCCTAACAGCATCCCCCAAACTGGATTATGAGGGCAAGGAATTACATCtttctctaattaaaaaaaaaaaaaagcaaaaaaattacgAGGTGGTCATCCTGCAGGCTTCAATAGCTTTCCAGAACTCGTTTCTGTGGGGAAATAAGACCGTGATAACAGCATGCTTGCAAGGGTCACGAGTGTTGGTACTGGAAACTGGAGTGAGCTGCTTAGACCGGGGGAAAAACAATGCAGGCGTTGCCTATGGGATGTTAACTTTAAGGTAATATCCCATGTGATTTAGTTCCTAAAATGCTGAAAGTTAGCAGTTAGggattctttctgcttttgaaggTAGGGTTTGCATGCAGTATAGAAGACAGACTCGTCCCATGCACTTGCAGGCTTCCTGGCATTATGCGTGTGTTCGATGCTTGAGCTCCCTGTCCTGTGGGAAATGAATGGCCGCTGCTCTTCCACTTCACTAAACTCTTTGCTGATTCAGTTAAGCCATTTGTCTTCAGTCTCTGCGTGGACCACATCCAGTAGAAAAACTGCTCAGGAAAGGATCGGTCCCAACTAAAACATACTGGAGCTTGTTAATCGCAAGTAGTGGCCTGTCTCCTTCCCCCATGGTCTTGCATGACGAATCTCACTTCTAGAGGGGGCTCTGTAAATATACTGTATTTTGGGTACAGAAAGCATAATAATCATGCAGGAAAAATCAATGTTCTGGCTTGTCTTTGGGGTATCTGGTAATCTGCTTCTGTAGGAGTTCAGCGGGGCAGATGGGTTTGCATAAGCTATTGCCTTTCTCTGAAGCCGGTTATGTTTTAAGTGTTTACTCTTCCTCCAGTGCCATTCGTTCCTTGATCGTTTTGCCCCTAGACGCGACACTTTTCCTAGTCATGCCTAAGGAGCCAATTATCGAGTTGTCTGGAGCAGGAGATTCTGGTGAATCTGTAAGTACTGTGGGAGTTTTCTGTGTGCTAAACTGTACCTGTAGATAGTTCCTCATTTACTAGACTCTTTCCcatcccccctttcccccttgaTAGGGCACAGTAGGCTACTTTGGGTTTTCTGGCGCTATCATCTCTTGCCTCTGGCTTGTAATGGAGTTGAGCTTTTTGACTAAAAGCAGTGCGATAAAGCAGTGCTGGTCCCTGGGTGTGTACTTCTGGTGCAAAGCGCCATGTTGTTTTGGAGTGCAGTCTGGTGCCTATTGTCGTGGTTTAGAGTCAGAGTAGTAGTCCTTCTAACATGGAGAAGAGGGCTTGGGGTTTTTGGCAGGTCCGGGGCAAGGAAGGGCAAAGCTGGTTGAGAGGTGCTGGATGTTTTGCTTTAAGCTGTGAAAGCCATGTTCAAAGACACTGTAAACCCACGCAAAAGGCAgccaaaagtttattttccagcCGGATTGGTTATGTTGCCTGAAGACACAATGGGGGCTTTAACGCGG
This portion of the Prinia subflava isolate CZ2003 ecotype Zambia chromosome W unlocalized genomic scaffold, Cam_Psub_1.2 scaffold_31_NEW, whole genome shotgun sequence genome encodes:
- the LOC134565024 gene encoding uncharacterized protein LOC134565024, with protein sequence METRATIRRPNGRRGGPGLVEEVSGRTRALSLADESIGVLASRPGGATTVFGKIIGKAFLWSRQRRGLGASPKLDYEGKELHLSLIKKKKKQKNYEVVILQASIAFQNSFLWGNKTVITACLQGSRVLVLETGVSCLDRGKNNAGVAYGMLTLSAIRSLIVLPLDATLFLVMPKEPIIELSGAGDSGESLLGHVVIVGEMCVAHLGLTNGFRMVVDEGPEGGQSVSRMHLPVLGGGQLGWPPG